The Methanolacinia petrolearia DSM 11571 genome has a segment encoding these proteins:
- the hdrC gene encoding CoB--CoM heterodisulfide reductase subunit C has translation MAVEKNYGNPDLEKKLADRNYYTSDSHKDFSKRVEKISGTMSHMCFQCGTCTGSCPSAPRSSYRIRLFMRRAVLGLEDEALTDPDLWLCTTCYSCSDRCPRDLFPTDVIMAMRNLAFERDIVPRNFLQTVNLIYTSGHGVPNNDVNRAAREKLGLPRDPPTTHSYPEYLEGIRKIIDHYKLKENADRILSEGGN, from the coding sequence ATGGCAGTAGAAAAAAATTATGGAAACCCTGACCTCGAGAAGAAACTTGCGGACAGGAATTACTATACCTCCGATTCGCACAAGGACTTCAGCAAGCGTGTCGAGAAGATCAGCGGTACAATGTCGCACATGTGTTTCCAGTGCGGAACATGCACCGGGTCCTGTCCGTCTGCGCCCCGGAGTTCTTACAGGATTCGCCTTTTCATGAGGCGAGCCGTCCTCGGTCTCGAGGACGAGGCATTGACCGATCCGGATCTCTGGCTCTGCACGACGTGCTACTCATGTTCGGACCGCTGTCCGCGTGACCTTTTCCCGACCGACGTCATCATGGCCATGAGGAACCTCGCTTTCGAGCGAGACATCGTTCCTAGGAACTTCCTTCAGACCGTGAACCTGATCTACACATCCGGCCACGGTGTGCCCAACAACGACGTCAACCGTGCGGCCCGCGAGAAGCTCGGTCTTCCCCGCGACCCTCCGACCACGCATTCATATCCTGAATACCTGGAAGGTATCCGTAAGATCATCGACCACTACAAACTCAAGGAGAACGCCGACCGTATCCTTTCCGAAGGAGGTAATTAA
- a CDS encoding CoB--CoM heterodisulfide reductase iron-sulfur subunit A family protein: MSENQEPRIGVFICHCGTNIAGSIDIQAVKDYATTLPNVIVADEYQYMCSTPGQTKIIDAIKEHNLTGIVVAACSPRLHEPTFRVATAEGGLNKFRFEMANIREHNSWVHMHDWDLATSKAKDQVRIAVAKARLLEDLEPKEVPVEHAAMVVGAGVGGIQAALDLANAGIKTYLVEQTPTIGGRMSQLDKTFPTLDCSQCILTPKMVDAGRHPNIILRTYHEVENVEGYIGNFEITLRKKARGTRNEAEMKADGITGSGCNGCGDCATVCPVIKPNPFEFGMAPRKAIYIYHAQVMPLQYTIDYDACVKCGLCVDACGVEKNAIDLNMVDTFEKIKVGCCILATGYDLIPIEDKKEWGYKRYENVITGLEFERLICASGPTGGHMIRPSDGATPMKVGFVLCAGSRDNTGGVGKPYCSRFCCMYSLKHAHQLMEKIPGCQPYLFYMDIRSFGKMYEEFYYRIQNEGAKFVRGRVAELLEDPNTKNVIVKTEDTLLGRPVSIECDLVVLAAAIQPKPDAEPIRQMFGISKSQDGWYLEAHPKLNPCGTTTAGIFLAGVCQGPKDIPDTVAQAEGAASAASIPIHQGKVQLEPYFAQCMEDLCAGCGMCVPQCPYGALSLTEKNGRQVMQVTEAKCKGCGTCGGFCPGGAIKMQHFTTPQICAQIDAFLLGGLGGEE; the protein is encoded by the coding sequence ATGTCTGAAAATCAGGAACCAAGAATCGGTGTATTCATCTGCCACTGCGGAACCAACATCGCAGGCTCGATCGACATCCAGGCAGTCAAGGATTATGCCACGACGCTTCCAAATGTCATCGTTGCAGACGAGTACCAGTATATGTGTTCGACACCCGGCCAGACCAAGATCATCGATGCTATCAAAGAGCACAACCTGACCGGAATCGTTGTCGCAGCATGTTCGCCACGTCTTCACGAGCCCACGTTCAGGGTTGCAACTGCGGAAGGAGGCCTCAACAAGTTCCGCTTCGAGATGGCCAACATCCGTGAGCACAATTCGTGGGTTCACATGCACGACTGGGACCTTGCGACCAGCAAGGCCAAGGACCAGGTAAGAATCGCAGTCGCCAAGGCAAGGCTGCTTGAAGACCTCGAGCCCAAGGAAGTGCCTGTGGAGCACGCCGCAATGGTCGTCGGTGCAGGTGTCGGCGGTATCCAGGCCGCCCTCGACCTTGCGAACGCCGGCATCAAGACCTACCTTGTCGAGCAGACCCCTACAATCGGCGGCAGAATGTCGCAGCTCGACAAGACCTTCCCTACACTCGACTGTTCGCAGTGTATCCTTACGCCTAAGATGGTGGACGCAGGCCGTCACCCCAATATTATCCTAAGGACCTATCACGAGGTCGAGAACGTCGAGGGTTACATCGGCAACTTCGAGATCACTCTCAGGAAGAAGGCCCGCGGAACGCGTAACGAGGCCGAGATGAAGGCCGACGGTATCACAGGCTCCGGCTGTAACGGCTGCGGTGACTGTGCCACTGTGTGTCCGGTCATCAAACCTAACCCGTTCGAGTTCGGAATGGCTCCGAGAAAGGCAATCTACATCTACCACGCCCAGGTCATGCCGCTCCAGTACACGATCGACTACGATGCGTGTGTTAAGTGCGGTCTCTGTGTTGACGCGTGCGGTGTCGAGAAGAACGCCATCGACCTTAACATGGTCGATACCTTCGAGAAGATCAAGGTCGGGTGCTGTATCCTTGCAACCGGTTACGATCTCATTCCTATCGAGGACAAGAAGGAATGGGGCTACAAGCGCTACGAGAACGTCATCACCGGTCTCGAGTTCGAGCGCCTGATCTGTGCATCCGGACCTACCGGCGGCCACATGATCCGCCCGTCCGACGGTGCAACGCCGATGAAGGTCGGTTTCGTCCTCTGTGCAGGTTCGCGTGACAACACCGGCGGGGTCGGCAAGCCTTACTGTTCAAGGTTCTGCTGCATGTACTCGCTCAAGCACGCCCACCAGCTGATGGAGAAGATCCCCGGCTGCCAGCCGTATCTGTTCTACATGGATATCCGTTCGTTCGGCAAGATGTACGAGGAGTTCTACTATCGTATCCAGAATGAGGGTGCGAAGTTCGTCCGCGGTCGTGTCGCCGAACTTCTCGAAGATCCGAATACCAAGAACGTCATCGTCAAGACCGAGGACACGCTTCTCGGAAGGCCTGTCAGCATCGAGTGCGACCTCGTCGTTCTCGCGGCTGCAATCCAGCCGAAGCCTGACGCAGAGCCTATCCGCCAGATGTTCGGTATCTCGAAGTCGCAGGACGGCTGGTATCTCGAGGCTCACCCGAAGCTCAACCCCTGCGGAACAACGACTGCAGGTATATTCCTCGCAGGTGTCTGCCAGGGTCCGAAGGACATTCCTGACACGGTTGCCCAGGCCGAGGGAGCAGCGTCCGCTGCAAGTATCCCGATCCACCAGGGCAAGGTTCAGCTCGAACCTTACTTCGCCCAGTGCATGGAGGACCTCTGTGCAGGTTGCGGAATGTGTGTCCCCCAGTGCCCATACGGTGCACTGTCGCTTACGGAGAAGAACGGTCGTCAGGTCATGCAGGTAACCGAAGCCAAGTGTAAGGGCTGCGGAACCTGCGGAGGTTTCTGCCCCGGCGGAGCTATCAAGATGCAGCACTTCACAACGCCGCAGATCTGCGCACAGATCGATGCGTTCCTTCTTGGCGGCCTTGGAGGTGAAGAGTAA
- a CDS encoding 4Fe-4S binding protein — translation MNTLFPKYSRKQDGCYSIYEQKLLKQVNNLIQDNEKCTGCGICVESCPEDAISLGPVGAFRRGAIDYGSPIQVDETKCSYCGVCVVMCPFNAMNLQVDGEDSLPIVEREGFPTYEKVMEIDAEKCVECTTCEDVCPRDAIIRDVPPFEGTDWLGLKKGEAIDAEITFDCDTEKCTVCGLCGDVCAAIDVVKKPFSAETGSVEGEVKWTEELCDGCGVCADICPSDAIEVKKAGEIKKKKIGKVEIDKDECCTCRWCATNCPTEAITVEKFFEGDIEFHAEKCPGGCSTCVDVCPANAIYLPTPKPPAEMHGQIEPNIAVNKDLCILCGACVNACPGEDIIVLKRTGIRMKGKETDLFKTIKDKLLRPRTSKVREGDFGKVELKTAE, via the coding sequence ATGAATACGCTTTTTCCAAAATACTCCCGGAAACAGGACGGATGTTATTCTATTTACGAGCAGAAGCTCTTAAAGCAGGTAAACAACCTCATACAGGACAACGAGAAGTGTACTGGCTGCGGTATCTGTGTAGAATCCTGTCCTGAAGACGCGATCAGCCTCGGACCTGTCGGTGCATTCCGCAGGGGGGCCATTGATTACGGTTCACCAATCCAGGTAGACGAGACAAAGTGCTCTTACTGTGGTGTATGTGTCGTAATGTGTCCCTTCAATGCGATGAACCTGCAGGTTGACGGTGAAGACAGCCTTCCGATCGTCGAGAGGGAAGGATTCCCCACATACGAGAAGGTCATGGAGATCGACGCAGAGAAGTGTGTCGAATGTACGACCTGTGAAGACGTGTGCCCGCGTGACGCGATCATCCGCGATGTTCCTCCGTTTGAAGGCACTGACTGGCTTGGTCTTAAGAAGGGAGAGGCAATTGACGCCGAGATAACCTTCGACTGCGATACAGAGAAGTGTACTGTCTGCGGACTGTGCGGAGACGTATGTGCAGCAATCGATGTCGTAAAGAAACCGTTTTCAGCTGAAACCGGCTCAGTAGAGGGAGAGGTTAAGTGGACGGAAGAGCTTTGCGACGGCTGCGGAGTCTGTGCCGATATCTGTCCTTCCGATGCAATAGAAGTCAAGAAGGCCGGAGAGATCAAGAAGAAGAAGATCGGCAAGGTCGAAATCGACAAGGACGAGTGCTGTACATGCCGCTGGTGTGCTACAAACTGCCCGACCGAGGCGATTACTGTTGAGAAGTTCTTTGAGGGAGACATCGAGTTCCATGCCGAGAAGTGTCCCGGCGGATGTTCGACATGCGTTGACGTTTGTCCCGCAAACGCGATCTACCTCCCGACACCCAAGCCCCCGGCGGAGATGCACGGCCAGATCGAGCCGAACATCGCAGTCAACAAGGATCTCTGTATCCTCTGTGGTGCATGTGTTAACGCTTGCCCCGGTGAGGACATCATCGTCCTGAAAAGGACTGGCATCCGTATGAAGGGCAAGGAGACGGACCTCTTTAAGACAATCAAGGATAAGCTGCTTCGGCCGCGTACTTCCAAGGTCAGGGAAGGGGACTTTGGTAAGGTTGAGCTGAAGACCGCAGAATGA
- a CDS encoding formylmethanofuran dehydrogenase subunit A, producing the protein MSEMIIKNGFVFDPLAGIKGEKKDIGIKDGKIVDASEVKKGKEIDASGKTVMAGGVDIHTHVVGPKVNVGRLMRPEDKLFRSRTKERNTRMQMGFAVPSTYATGYAYARMGYAYVNEAAMPPLHSPHVHEEIRDTPILDISAMPVMGNNWFQMEYLKQGEIENNAAYTAWLLRATKGIGIKCVNPGGTEAWGWGMNCLTIHDPVPYFDITPAEIVKGQIQTNEFLGLPHSLHVHGNNLGNPGSAETTLDTLKLAEGITTHNKFGREQVLHNTHLQFHSYGGTGWGDFESASQKMMDYVNKQKNISFDVGFVTLDETTTMTADGPFEYHLNHLNHLKWANVDVELETAAGVVPFVYDKNSKVCDIQWAIGLELALLAKDHMKCHLTTDHPNAGPFTRYPRVIKWLMSKQSRDELLHSFKYADKVIDATIIESMDRELDLYEIAQMTRAGTAKCLGISNMYGGLTPGMNANVAIYDLNPEDMPKDPEMIENAFSRAAYMIKDGVVVVENGDVIATTPRKTIWTDAKYPLNELVERDIREKFLKYYTVELENYMVFDEHVYNTVPLEVESPAA; encoded by the coding sequence ATGAGTGAAATGATCATCAAAAACGGATTTGTTTTTGACCCTCTGGCAGGCATCAAAGGCGAGAAGAAGGACATCGGAATTAAAGATGGCAAGATCGTCGATGCCTCGGAAGTCAAAAAGGGCAAAGAGATCGATGCATCCGGCAAGACCGTAATGGCCGGCGGTGTGGATATCCACACGCACGTTGTCGGACCTAAGGTCAATGTCGGCCGCCTGATGCGTCCCGAGGACAAGCTCTTCAGGAGCAGGACCAAGGAGCGCAACACAAGGATGCAGATGGGATTCGCCGTCCCGAGCACATATGCAACAGGGTATGCATACGCACGTATGGGATACGCATATGTGAACGAGGCAGCAATGCCGCCGCTCCACTCTCCTCACGTTCACGAGGAGATCCGTGATACACCTATCCTGGATATCTCGGCAATGCCCGTAATGGGCAACAACTGGTTCCAGATGGAGTATCTCAAGCAGGGCGAGATCGAGAACAACGCCGCATACACCGCATGGCTCCTCAGGGCCACGAAGGGTATCGGTATAAAGTGCGTCAACCCCGGCGGTACAGAGGCATGGGGATGGGGTATGAACTGTCTTACAATTCACGACCCGGTCCCGTACTTCGACATAACTCCGGCGGAGATCGTCAAGGGACAGATCCAGACGAACGAATTCCTCGGCCTTCCACACTCGCTCCATGTTCACGGTAACAACCTCGGAAACCCGGGCAGTGCAGAGACAACACTCGACACTCTCAAACTTGCCGAAGGCATCACGACCCACAACAAGTTCGGACGTGAACAGGTTCTCCACAACACTCACCTTCAGTTCCACTCATACGGCGGAACCGGTTGGGGAGACTTCGAGTCCGCATCACAGAAGATGATGGACTACGTGAACAAGCAGAAGAACATCTCGTTCGATGTCGGTTTCGTTACACTCGACGAGACGACAACTATGACCGCAGACGGTCCGTTCGAGTACCACCTCAACCACCTCAACCACCTGAAGTGGGCGAATGTTGATGTCGAACTCGAGACTGCAGCCGGTGTCGTTCCGTTTGTCTACGACAAGAACAGCAAAGTCTGCGACATACAGTGGGCAATTGGTCTTGAGCTTGCACTGCTCGCAAAGGACCACATGAAGTGCCACCTTACAACAGACCACCCGAACGCCGGTCCGTTCACACGCTACCCGCGTGTAATTAAGTGGCTCATGTCCAAGCAGTCACGTGACGAACTCCTGCACTCCTTCAAGTATGCAGACAAGGTCATCGACGCAACGATCATCGAATCGATGGACCGTGAACTTGATCTCTACGAGATTGCACAGATGACCCGTGCAGGTACGGCAAAATGTCTCGGTATCTCGAACATGTATGGAGGACTCACACCCGGCATGAATGCAAACGTAGCAATCTACGACCTCAACCCGGAGGACATGCCGAAGGACCCCGAGATGATCGAGAATGCATTCTCACGTGCAGCATACATGATCAAGGATGGTGTAGTTGTTGTTGAGAACGGAGATGTCATTGCGACAACCCCGAGGAAGACAATCTGGACCGATGCGAAGTATCCGCTCAACGAACTTGTCGAGCGTGATATCCGCGAGAAGTTCCTGAAGTATTACACAGTCGAACTTGAGAACTACATGGTCTTTGATGAACACGTGTACAACACGGTTCCGCTCGAGGTTGAATCCCCGGCAGCGTGA
- a CDS encoding formylmethanofuran dehydrogenase subunit B codes for MPKVIKNVGCPYCGCSCDDVEVTVSDDGKHVLEVKNVCAIGTEIFMHGGDREGRIRLPRMRQEDGTFKDVSFEEATDFMAKTLLKAKKPLMYGFGSTNCEGQAAAARVMERAGGMLDNCASICHGSSFLAIFDNGYPSCTLGEVKNRADVIVYWGSNPAHAHPRHMSRYSIFPRGYFSGKGHKGKTVIVVDPRFTDTARVADHVLQVRQGHDYDLFCAFRMVLHGHADDIPDVVANIPKEKILEVAEILKNARFVNIFFGMGLCHSDGRNHNIDIAISMTRDINQFTKCTIMAMRGHYNIAGPGQVWSWVFGFPYCLDLTKKNMAHMNPGETSSVDLAMRDEVDAFVNIGTDAGAHFPIPAVQHLKKHPFITIDPSVNMASEISDLHVPVKICGVDDGGIVYRMDNVPIQFRQVVNAPDGVPSDEEFLDGVYERMVELEGEKFDE; via the coding sequence ATGCCAAAAGTAATCAAGAACGTCGGATGTCCGTACTGCGGCTGCTCATGCGATGATGTTGAGGTAACTGTTTCCGATGACGGAAAGCATGTTCTCGAAGTCAAGAACGTATGTGCAATCGGTACAGAGATCTTCATGCACGGCGGTGACCGCGAGGGCCGTATCAGGCTTCCACGTATGCGCCAGGAAGACGGCACATTCAAGGACGTCAGCTTTGAAGAGGCAACAGACTTCATGGCAAAGACGCTCCTTAAGGCAAAGAAGCCTCTTATGTATGGTTTCGGATCAACAAACTGCGAAGGACAGGCTGCAGCGGCCCGTGTCATGGAGAGGGCAGGCGGAATGCTCGACAACTGTGCATCAATCTGCCACGGAAGTTCATTCCTTGCAATCTTCGACAACGGTTACCCGTCCTGTACACTCGGTGAAGTCAAGAACCGTGCAGACGTAATCGTGTACTGGGGATCTAACCCTGCACACGCACACCCGCGCCACATGTCACGTTACTCGATCTTCCCGCGTGGATACTTCTCAGGAAAGGGACACAAGGGCAAGACCGTTATCGTAGTAGACCCGCGTTTCACAGACACGGCACGTGTCGCAGACCATGTCCTCCAGGTAAGGCAGGGTCATGACTACGACCTGTTCTGTGCATTCCGTATGGTTCTTCACGGACACGCTGACGATATCCCCGATGTCGTTGCAAACATCCCGAAGGAGAAGATCCTCGAGGTTGCAGAGATCCTGAAGAACGCACGTTTCGTAAACATCTTCTTCGGAATGGGTCTCTGCCACTCCGACGGAAGGAACCACAACATCGACATCGCCATCTCGATGACACGTGACATCAACCAGTTCACGAAGTGTACGATCATGGCAATGCGTGGACACTACAACATTGCAGGTCCCGGTCAGGTATGGTCGTGGGTCTTCGGATTCCCTTACTGCCTTGACCTGACGAAGAAGAACATGGCTCACATGAACCCCGGTGAGACAAGTTCGGTAGACCTTGCAATGCGTGACGAAGTCGACGCATTCGTTAACATCGGTACGGATGCAGGTGCTCACTTCCCGATTCCGGCAGTGCAGCACTTAAAGAAGCACCCGTTCATCACAATCGACCCCAGTGTCAATATGGCAAGTGAGATCTCCGATCTTCACGTCCCGGTAAAGATCTGCGGTGTTGATGACGGCGGTATCGTATATCGTATGGATAACGTTCCTATTCAGTTCAGGCAGGTAGTAAACGCACCCGACGGTGTTCCCTCGGATGAGGAATTCCTCGACGGAGTTTACGAACGCATGGTAGAGCTTGAGGGGGAGAAGTTCGATGAGTGA
- the hdrB gene encoding CoB--CoM heterodisulfide reductase subunit B: MVKGFDHSYAFFLGCIAPNRYPGCEASAIRTSAKLGIELLPLKGASCCPAPGAFGAINLNVWYAMAARNLCLAEEMKKDIALLCNGCYKSIWEVNHKLKHNDELRDNVNEVLAEIDMQYKGSIDVWHLAELYYDEKICGIKKVADSVTRPLRGTKVAVHYGCHLMKPQKDRHFGDTENPMWIEELVAALGAEPVQYRNKMQCCGAGGGVRGYDILHSLDITNEKLINIREADADALTEVCPFCQLQFDRGQIEIKQNFGQDYGLPVLHYNELLGLAQGMTPQELALDLHAIDCTPFLEKIL, from the coding sequence ATGGTAAAAGGCTTTGATCATTCATACGCATTCTTCCTCGGCTGCATTGCCCCCAACCGTTACCCCGGCTGCGAGGCATCTGCCATCAGGACAAGTGCCAAACTCGGGATAGAGCTTCTTCCTCTCAAGGGAGCGAGCTGCTGTCCTGCGCCCGGTGCCTTCGGTGCCATCAACCTCAATGTCTGGTATGCGATGGCCGCAAGGAACCTGTGCCTTGCCGAAGAGATGAAGAAAGACATTGCTCTTCTCTGCAACGGCTGCTACAAGTCCATCTGGGAGGTCAACCACAAGCTCAAACACAACGACGAGCTTCGCGACAACGTCAACGAGGTTCTGGCCGAGATCGACATGCAGTACAAAGGCTCGATCGACGTCTGGCACCTTGCCGAACTTTACTACGACGAGAAGATCTGCGGCATCAAGAAGGTCGCCGACAGCGTCACCCGTCCCCTGAGGGGCACCAAAGTTGCAGTCCACTACGGCTGTCACTTAATGAAGCCGCAGAAGGATCGCCACTTCGGCGACACCGAGAACCCCATGTGGATCGAGGAACTCGTCGCAGCGCTCGGTGCAGAACCCGTCCAGTACAGAAACAAGATGCAGTGCTGTGGTGCCGGCGGCGGCGTAAGAGGCTACGATATCCTTCACTCTCTCGATATCACCAACGAGAAGCTGATCAATATCCGTGAAGCCGACGCCGACGCTCTTACTGAGGTCTGTCCTTTCTGCCAGCTTCAGTTCGACCGCGGTCAGATCGAGATCAAGCAGAACTTCGGCCAGGATTACGGCCTTCCGGTTCTGCACTACAACGAGCTTTTGGGACTTGCCCAGGGCATGACCCCCCAGGAGCTTGCATTGGATCTGCATGCAATCGACTGCACACCATTCCTGGAGAAGATACTGTAA
- a CDS encoding hydrogenase iron-sulfur subunit — protein sequence MGDEWNPKIIAIICNWCSYAGADLAGGARIQYPTDVRAIRVMCTGRVDPLFIMRAFQDGADGVLVSGCHFGDCHYLEGNYKCAKRMFLIKNVLKNIGLDDNRIRMTFVSASEGAKWGMVMEDVVRTVKELGPSPLKR from the coding sequence ATGGGAGACGAGTGGAATCCTAAGATTATCGCAATCATCTGCAACTGGTGTTCCTACGCCGGTGCTGATCTTGCAGGCGGTGCACGTATCCAGTACCCGACAGATGTTCGGGCTATCAGGGTAATGTGCACGGGCCGTGTCGACCCCCTCTTTATTATGAGGGCATTTCAGGACGGAGCTGACGGAGTGCTTGTCTCCGGCTGCCACTTCGGTGACTGCCATTATCTTGAGGGCAACTACAAATGCGCAAAGCGTATGTTCCTTATCAAGAACGTGCTCAAGAACATCGGTCTCGACGATAACAGGATCCGTATGACATTTGTATCAGCATCGGAAGGTGCAAAGTGGGGTATGGTCATGGAAGATGTTGTCAGGACGGTTAAAGAACTGGGCCCAAGCCCCCTGAAGAGGTGA
- a CDS encoding molybdopterin dinucleotide binding domain-containing protein has translation MAKQILLNMITQRAVEEGIAMEIGKTSPQYFEACSLIEMNEHDIDELGITPNTNVKVTSESGEVIVKAVIARQTCYKGLCHIRQGVWANQVVPPRTQSTGEPQYSGFPVIVEPAPNEKIKTALECVQGAVGLWIGDE, from the coding sequence ATGGCTAAGCAGATATTATTGAATATGATTACCCAGCGCGCTGTCGAAGAGGGTATCGCAATGGAGATCGGTAAGACATCTCCCCAATACTTTGAGGCCTGTTCACTGATTGAGATGAACGAACATGATATCGATGAACTCGGTATCACACCAAACACAAATGTCAAAGTGACAAGCGAGAGCGGCGAAGTTATTGTAAAGGCCGTAATTGCACGCCAGACCTGCTACAAGGGTCTCTGCCACATCAGGCAGGGTGTATGGGCAAACCAGGTCGTTCCCCCGAGGACACAGTCCACAGGAGAGCCCCAGTACAGCGGTTTCCCTGTAATCGTGGAGCCGGCCCCCAATGAGAAGATCAAGACCGCCCTTGAATGTGTTCAGGGAGCAGTCGGTCTCTGGATAGGTGATGAGTAA
- a CDS encoding hydrogenase iron-sulfur subunit — protein sequence MGDEWNPKIIAIICNWCSYAGADLAGGARIQYPTDVRAIRVMCTGRVDPLFIMRAFQDGADGVLVSGCHFGDCHYLEGNYKCAKRMFLIKNVLKNIGLDDNRIRMTFVSASEGAKWGMVMEDVVRTVKELGPSPLKR from the coding sequence ATGGGAGACGAGTGGAATCCTAAGATTATCGCAATCATCTGCAACTGGTGTTCCTACGCCGGTGCTGATCTTGCAGGCGGTGCACGTATCCAGTACCCGACAGATGTTCGGGCTATCAGGGTAATGTGCACGGGCCGTGTCGACCCCCTCTTTATTATGAGGGCATTTCAGGACGGAGCTGACGGAGTGCTTGTCTCCGGCTGCCACTTCGGTGACTGCCATTATCTTGAGGGCAACTACAAATGCGCAAAGCGTATGTTCCTTATCAAGAACGTGCTCAAGAACATCGGTCTCGACGATAACAGGATCCGTATGACATTCGTATCAGCATCGGAAGGTGCAAAGTGGGGTATGGTCATGGAAGATGTTGTCAGGACGGTTAAAGAACTGGGCCCAAGCCCCCTGAAGAGGTGA